Part of the Ornithorhynchus anatinus isolate Pmale09 chromosome 8, mOrnAna1.pri.v4, whole genome shotgun sequence genome, GCTTCTCCCTCCCACATTTGGGGACCTTTCAGCAGAGAGATAGCCCAGTTCCCAGGACACCCATGCACCCCAGATTTTCAGAAAGTCTCTCCAATTTGTGATTGAAACAAACGATTTTTCACTTATCCCCGTCCCTCAACTGGCCCCAGAGCCACAGGGCCACCTCTGCTGGGGCTCTCCAGAGGTTGGGAAGGGAACAGTATGGATTTTAGGGCCACACCCCTAggtcttttcctgaaatgaagaggttcttcattcattcattcattcattcattcattcaatagtatttattagctcttacgtgcagagcactgtactaagcgcttggaatgtacaaatcgccaatagatatagacagtccctgcccattgatgggcttacagtctaattgggggaaacagacaaaaacaacagcaataaatagaaagaaggggatgcacatctcattaacaaaataaatagggtaatatatacaattgagtggacgagcacagtgttgaggggaggggaagggagagggggaggagcagagggaaaggggggaaaagagggcttagctgagtggaggtgaagggggagtagagggagagcagagggagcagagggaaagaggaagctcagtctgggaaggcctcttggaggaggtgagctctaagtagggctttgaagagaattAGTGTGGCAGAGGTGAGtgcagagggcattccaggacagcgggaggacgtgtctcaggggtcgacggcaggataggcgagaacgggggatggtgaggaggtgggcagcagaggagtggatcgtgcggggtggggagtagaaagagagaagggaggagaggtaggggggacaagttgatggagagccttgaagcctagagtgagaagtttttgttctgtgcggaggttgataggcaactactagaggtttttaagaaggggagtgacatgcccagagcgtttctgcaggaaaatgagccgggcagcgtaatgaagaatagactggagcggggagagacaggaggaagggagatcgagagaaggctgacacaataatacaaaccggatattatgagagcctgtaccagtaagatagcccatttggttgaagaggaaagggtggatcttggcgatattaattaattcatttaggcTTTGAATAGATGCAAACAGTCATTCAGGCAGCTGTTTTATCttaatccacttctccctctttccttctcccctacttACCCTGGGCTCCAGCAGGCGTGGGATAACTAcactaattttccttgaatccaggtccttccaagtCCTCACTGCCTAAATTATCTATTGAATCCTCGGTGAGTATCACTTTTAAATGATTCTGATTCCTTCCGTAGAAACGCTCCTGCATATTATAACATCCTAGGGCCATGATGCCATCTCCCTAAAAAAGACCTCCTCTATACTTTTCATTGAACTCAAATTGAGTTATTTTAACAAATTGTTGGCAATCTGGTTTTACCACACCTGGTCATCCCGcctctgttcatcatcttctacCCCTCCAGTTTCATTGCCAGATTCGCTGAAAGGCTCGTCCTGACTACAGTGACACTTCAACTGCTTAATGAGTAATTTCACAAATTAATATTGCCATGTGGTAGGCAGACCAAGTCTTGGATGTGAGTATTCTTTTTGTTCTTCTAATAATATGTGTAAAATGTAAATATATTCACTCCTGAACTTTACCAGGAACCACATGACTAATTCAAAGACAGAATTTGCTTTGTGACTgaactctcttttttttctttatcttgTATTGTGCAGTCTTGCTTTGTTATATAACTTTATTCAGTCTAGATTGATACTTATGAGTTTACTTACTACTTGGACCCTCTGTAAGCTTTCACAAAATGCTTTTTAAAACGTGTTTCTTATGTAAACTGGAAGTCTGTGTGGCTTGTTTTCCTGGTATGTCTTGGGGTCTTGGGATTGAGCACATGGTGAGACAGAAACCTTTCTGAGATCAGTTCTCTCTCTTCTCGTAAGTCAGTACgatctggtttagtggaaagagcctgggcttgggagtcagaggatgttggttCCAATCTTGGCActgccaccttgtcagctgtgtgactttgggcaagccacttaacttgtctgagcctcggttgcctcatttgtaaaatggggattaagactgtgagccccacatgggacatcctgattaggttgtatctattccagtgcatagaatagtgcttggaacatactaagtgcttaacaaataccatgaataattagtagtggtagtagtagacaGAAAATGGCATCCAATGATTCATGCCAATTTGGggtgaaataaaaacaaataatgtCCTTGTGGTTTGGAAGgcctcatctttcttcagatgatgCCACTGTCTGTTTTTCCTGGACCAGTTGATCTGCCAGAGAACGCCCCTTCTCTTAtgttttcaaatcccagctcaggcttGAGGCATCTCCAGAGATCAAAACCAGAGTGGCCCATTGCATCAGTGATGTCCTGTAAAATCCTAGGAAGGGTCAATCCTAACCAAACGATTGGCAGGTAGAAAAACACCCAGTAGAATCAGGTAGTCAGACACAGTTGGTAAAATCTGAAACAATTCTTTTCTGATCATACTCCATAGCACAAAATGACCCTTCAACTGTGACTGCCTAAATCCTAGGAATCCAAGTCCTAAAACTTCCCTGAGTCTCTtcagaagaaaacacaatttACATTTCAAGAGAAATCCAGaatttttctttgccattcaCTTTTCTTTGTATTGCTTGGCAATTAAGCACCCCACCATGTTATGCTGCACCCTTCTCCCAAAGAAATTATTCTAAAATTAACTCTTAAGAGACAATTTAAAATTGAGGTTTTTattgtaagctcaccatgggcagggaacaagtgtaCCAACTTTATtctgttctactcttccaagcatttccaAGCACCCTGATATGCATATAACATCTTGTATTGTGCCATCCAGTCATctggacccatagtgactccacagacacacatctcccagaatgccccactctacATCTGCAATTCTGggaggtgtatccatagaggtttcttggttaaaatatggaactggtttaccatAACCTTCTTAACCTGCATACATTAGAGCTTCTGCCCTCAAACCTCTCTCgtacagctgctgcccagcaccgatGAGATCTGACTTCTAACAGattgccatatatatatataaaatatgtactcataaatatcactgatagattgatagattgatttgattgattatgTGGTCTTAAAGAGAAGGTGCATTCTTCGTGTAAATAAAGTCTGAACTCTGGTTCAACTTCACCTGTCTCCACTGAACGCCATCACACCTTTACATCATCCTATTTCTCTGCTTGTCAGTACTCCCCAGTGCAAATGTCAATTAGGTGGATTTCTAAAGAAatctccccaaatttcctcccGTTATTCCAGTCCCTCCCAAGACGTCTCCTTACCTCTACCTAACAGACCGATTAATGTCTTCTTAAAGTAACTTTATCTTATAGAGTAGGATGCCCTGCACCTCATACAAATTCCTTGGGGTCGcttttatttctcttttatttCCCACTTGTGCAACCTGTCAGATTGCCTCTTCAAATGAATGgtaaaaccaatcaatccatccatcaatggtatttattgagtgtttatttagtACAGGGAACTGtattcaacacttgggagaggagaatgcaaaCGTCTACTGTGAGAGAATGAATACTGCCCCAGGGTCCAGAGCTCTGTGGACTGCTGATATATCAAAGAGTCCGTATCCACATATCCACACAGACACTTCGTGGCAGTAGAGTTTTGGCCGAGGTTAATTTGATAAtgttattgaagtgcttactgtgggccagacactgtactaagtgctggaatagacacaaggtaatcaggttggacacagtcgatgtcccagattgtctcacagtctcaaaccccattttaaaaatgaggtaactgaggcacagaaaattgaaatgactttccaagggtcacacagccaacaagtggtggagctgggattggaaactaggtcctttgactcccaagcctgcgcttcttccacttggccacattgtttctctactTGTGGTTCCTCCCTAGGTTGGTGCAAATACCATATGGGTTCACAGGCATGGGATCATTCTGTGCCCTCAACACCTCTGAGTACAATGTCCCCCATTTTTCTGAGGACACCAAGGGATAGACTCCAGGAGTTAATCCCCCAAGTTGAGCTTAGGTCTCTTAGAGGCCTCAGAGCATCTTCGCTATGCCTTTCAgttgccccttctctccttttccttttcctgtaACTGTGGTGACCTCACCTCCACAGCCATGGTCAACGGAATCATGACTGCCTGCTGGGCCTACCTAACCTCCTGGAGGCTCTATCCTCTTCATTTGTGGCTGTGGCTGTGGCTgtgatatcagtcaatcatatttattgagcatctattgtgtgcagaacactatactaagaacttgggaaagaacaatagaacactatgccagaaacattccctgcccacagtgagcttagagacaagaggcagagacacacatcaatataaatgaatgaattacatatgcatacttgagtgctgtggggctggggggcgggggcgatgaatgaagggagaaagtcagggcaagcagaagggagaagaagaagaggaaagaagggcttagtcagggaaggcctgttggaggagatgtgcctttgataaagcCTTGAATTGGGGGAGTGTAACTGTCTGCTACACTGAAGgatggaggggattccaggccagaggaaagacataGGCGAGAGGTctgtggtaagatagatgagactcaGGGACAGTgagatagcattagaggaggggagtgtgtggggtgggttgaaCTAGGAGTGTAGCCTGGGGCAGCAGgagtggggcaaggtgattgagtgcttcaaagtcattggtgaggagtctctgctttgtgtggaggagtagggaaatgtccTGAACtcttttgtagaataatgatctggtcagcagagtcaagtatgagaagcagcgtggctcagtggaaagagcacgggctttggagtcagggctcatgagttcgaatcccagctctgccacttgtcagctgtgtgactgtgggcaagtcacttaacttctctgggcctgagttccctcatctgtaaaatggggattaagactgtgagccccaagtgggacaacctgattcccctatgtctaccccagcgcttagaacagtgctcggcacatagtaagcacttaacaaataccaacattattaagtatggactggaaaggggagagactggagacctgGAGGTCAGCAaaagagattgatgcagtaatcaaggcaagataggatacgGGGTTgtcgtattcattcactcattcattcattcattcattcaatagtatttattgagcgcttactatgtgcagaccagtgtactaagcgcttggaatgaacaagtcagcaacagatagagacagtccctgtcctttgacaggcttacagtctaatcggggagacagacagacaagaacaatggcaataaatagagtgaaggggaagaacatctggtaaaaacaatggcaactaaacagaatcaaggtgatgtacaattcattaacaaaataaatagggtaatgaaaatatatacagttgagcagacgagtgcagtgctgagggaatgggaagggagagggggaggagcagagggaaatggggggaaaagagggttaagctgcagagaggttaagggggggtggtagagggagtagagggagaaggggagctcagtctgggaaggcctcttggaggaggtgagtttgaagtagggttttgaaaaggggaagagaattagtttggcggaggtgaggagggagggcgttccaggaccgcgggaggacatggcccaggggtcgacggcaggataggcgagaccgagggacggtgaggaggtgggcggcagaggagcgtagtgggcggggtgggcagtagaaagagagaagggaggagaggtaggaaggggcaaggtgatgtagagcctcgaagcctagagtgaggagtttttgtttagagcggaggttgataggcaaccactggaggtgtttaagaaggggagtgacatgcccagattgtttctgcaggaagatgagctgggcagtggagtgaagaatagactggagcggggcaagagaagaggaagggagatcagagagaaggctgacacagtagtctagccgggatataacaagagcccgtagccataaggtagccgtttgggtggagaggaaagggtggatcttggcgatattgtaaaggtgaaaccggcaggtctcggtaacggataggatgtgtggggtgaacgagagagacgagtcaaggatgacaccgagattgcgggcctgagagacaggaaggatggtcgtgccatccacagcagatactggtagagtactggaaactctccaggtgtgataataataacgatggcatttgttaaggtcttattctgtgccaagcattgttctaaccgtGCAGTTgatccaagataatgaggttatcccgcttgggggtcacagtcttattgctcattttacagatgagataactgagtcagagaagttaagtgacttgaccaaggtcaaacagcagaaaagcagcagtgccaggatcagaacccaccccctctgactctcaatcctgtgctctttcccctaagccacactgcttctctaatcctgagaGGGCCTgcatatactatatactatatatactatatacgagaagcagcatggctcagtggaaagagcccgggcttgggagccagaggtcatgggtttgaatcccagctctgccacttgtcagctgtgtggctgtgggcaagtcacttcacttctctgtgcctcagttccctcatctgtaaaatggggatgaagattgtgagcctcatgtgggacaacctgattcccttgtataccccagcgcttagaatagtgctctgcacggagtaagtgcttaacaaataccaacattattattattattattactcattaataccatcgatagattgatttaattgatCATGAGGTCTAAAAGAGAAGGTGTAGTCTTCATGTAAACAATGTCTGAACTCTTGCTCAACTTCATCTTTCTCCAATGCACTCTGTCATACCTTTACGTCATCCCATTTCTCTGTCTGTACTCCCCAGTGCAAATGTCCTCTTTAATTCCTTAAGTCGTTGGatttctaaatcaatccatctccccaaatttcctcccattattccactccCTCTCAAGATGTCTCCTTACTTCTAGCAAATGCACTGATTAATATGTCTTTTTAAAGTAACTTTATCTTACAGAGTAGGCTGCCCTGCACCTCACACAAATTCCTTAGGGTCTCTTTTATTTCCTGCTTGTGTCACACCTCAGGTTGCCTCCTCGAATGAATTATAAaaccaatcactcagtggtatttactgagtgcttatttagtgcaggaaactgtgttaagcactggggagaggagaatgcaaaAGTCTAGTTTGAGAGAGTGAATATTGCCTCAGGGTCCAGAGGTCTATGGACTGCTGCGAAATCAAGGGTCCATGTCCATGTgtccacacagaaactccttggcATCTTAGTTTTGGCTGAGGTTGATttcataatgttatttaagtgcttaatgtgggcccaacactgtactgagttctggaatacatacaaggtaatcaggtgggacacagtccaagtccacgAGGGCTTCacggtctcaaactccattttaaacatgacataactgaggcaaagaaaattgaAGTGGCTTTCCAAGGGTCACAGAGCCAACAAGTGGTAGTGCttggactagaacacaggtcctcagactcccaagcctgcacttctTCCacgtggccacactgcttctatccttATGGTCCCTCCCTAGGTTGGGGAAATCACCATACCGTTCACAGGCATGGGATCGTTCTGTGCCCTCAGAGGCTCTGGGTACAATGTCCCCTATTTTTCTGAGGACGCCATGGGACAGACTCCGGGAGTTCATCCCCCCACTTGAGCTAAGTTCTCGTAGAGGCCTCAGaactacttctctatgcctttcattggtcccttctctcctttgtcttttcctgtaaCTGTGGTGACCTCAGTTCCACGACCGTGGTCAAGTGACTCATAAATGCCTGATGGGCCTCCTTAACCTCCTGGAGGCTCTAGCCTCTTCCATTAAGGCTGAGatgtccatcaatcatatttactgagcatgtgctgtgtgcagaacactataccaagaaCCTGGGACACAACAGTACAACACtatgccagacacattccctgcccacagtgagcttagagtcaataaccagaggcagacatcaatataaatgaataaattacatattcgtacttgagtgctgtggggcttggagtgaggatgaaggaagggagcaattcagggcatgcagaagggagaggaagaagcggaaaggaggacttagccagggaaggcctcttggaggagatgtgccttcaacaaggcattgaaggaggggagagtaattgtctgttggattttaggatggagggggttccaggccacaggaaggacgtgggggagaggtctgtggcaagatagatgagactgaggtacgatgagaaagttagcattagaggagggatgtgtgtgggctgtgttgtactaggagggtagcaaggtgcagtaggagggacaagatgattgaaagcttcaaagccaatggtgaggagtttctgcttggtgtggaggagtggggaaacgtcctgaacgtttttgtagaaaaattatctggtcagtagagtgaagtttggagtgaagaggggagaggagacaagagtctgggatgtcagcaaagagactgacgcagtaatcaaggcaggataggataagcagtTGTaggaacatggtagcagtttggctggagaggaaagggcagaatttagcagtctcatgaaggtggaactgacagcaCATTGTGttgcattgaatatgtgggataaaagagagggaggattaaaggataaggcccaggttacgggcttgtgagaaaggaatggTGGTGGTACTCTctatggtgataggaaagtcaggaggaggacagggtttgggtgggaagacgaggaggtcTGCTTTGGGCATGTTGAGTGTGAGTTCACaggtggacatccaagtagagatgtcttgaaggcagatggAGATGAGAGActtaagagagggagagaggtgggggatggagatgtagatttgattcTCATctgaatagagttgatagttgaagccatgggagcaaatgagttctccaagggctgggtgtagttggagaatagaaggtgaccgagaagtgaaccttgagggaaacccacagtAGGGGGTGGCAAGTAGAggaaaagcctgtgaaagagactgagaatgaattgcCAGAAATATGGGGGAGAAGTAGGTTGATGCACATGGCCTCCTTTTTCTCCAGGAGGACACATCACTTCCAGGACTGCTTGGAATAGAATGGCCCCtttttttccttgctgaccttattaCCTGGAGTGCAAACCTCTTCTACAAAGTAAGTGCCCCCGATAGGACATACAAAGACCACTGTTGGCCCTCCTTTTGGAGTCCCTTTAGGTCCTAGATTGACATCTTGGCTGACCTCCAGGGGTGCCTTGAGTCCTTGAAGGGCTCACCCCAATTTTGAATATATTTGACAGTAAACTCACTTCTGAAGACCTAGGCCTACAGGGCTGGTGGTCAGCCTGGGGTCTTGCTCATCTTCATCAGGTGATCGATTCAGGACTTGAGTCCTACTTTTCAAGATCGTGCTCATAGAACCATGGTTTGACCCTCCTGTAGAACAGGAAGGGGAGTCTGTGGTTCCAGCAAGCTGGACTTTATTGTCTGATGGAGTAGTCCAGCAGGCTGCCTGTCCCGGGACACAGTTCAGCACTATACCCCCAtcacttctccctgtcctcagGCTACTCCATCAAGGTAGCAGCCCTATCTGGATTAGGATAATTGTGTCTCTTCAATCTCTCTTCCTAGTTTACTTCACCCTTGTCTCTCAtctggtctctcttgtctcttctccagtccttccaggacacagtaagcgctcataaatatggttgaatgatagGGTGGGCTCCTTTCCACAGTGATTTGGTGATCATGTAGGCAGAAGCAGTATGctataaaatacaatagaacgCTTTCACTGTCAACATTTCAGTCTCAACAGcattattcattgaatgcttattatgtgcaaaatattgtgctaaatgctgggaggaaAGTTCATGAACGATATAGATAAAGGAGCAGGGCAGCCTCCAGTGAGCATATATGAGTCAAGCTGTGCCCACTGAATGACTACTCCCCAactggaacaggggcctgggcgggccatgggagagagtggagagtaGATTCTCTCCAGGATGTTGGCTCCCAGAGATTGGGTGGTTCACTCTGGGGCTTTGGCTCAAAATACCCCTGGCCATCGGCTGCAGCTGCTTGTTAAGGGTCCTTGTGTCCTATATATGTGCTGGAATTCCTTGAATTGACCATTCAGTCTGTAGGTGTCAGGTAAGCAGTGGGCATAATATGCTGAGAAGTTCAAAAGGCTTTTGAAACCTGGGTTGATCAAAATGGATTGTGGAAACTTGACCATTCCCTACCAATCTGACTGACATACTTCATTTTGGATCCTTTGcaagttttcttttcatctccaggATCTAATTCTCATGTTTCTCATCCATCCTGATTTCTCCAGTGTGCTCCTGTAGAAATTTATTTCTGAAATGATGGCTGTTGATGTGGCTCAGGGAGTTAGTTTCCTCTACCAGACTGGACTAGGTATCCTGGGGAACTCTCTCTTCATCACACTCTACCTCACGTCgttcctcctgggttccaaactGAAGTCCACAGACCTCACCATCATCCACCTGGCCATGGTCCACACCGTGATGCTTCTTACAAGGTGGATCATCATGGCATCAGGGATGTTGGGGCTGCACcttgtccagaatgatgctgagtgtaagctcttcaTCTATGTCTACCGCATCACCCgcgccctctccatctgcactacCTCCTTCCTGAGCgtggtccaggccatcaccatcggTTCTAGCACCTCCTATCTGTTccagctcaaggttcagatcccaaAAGCCATCTGTCCtgtcttagccatcttgtggattcccaactcACTGATAAGCACCAACCTTCTGTTCCAAATATTCGCCTCTTCCAATACAACCAACACGGATACCAACTGTTATTTGGTGCCTATAAACACACTCCTGCAGGGGTTGATTCTCAACTTCATGGCTCTCTGCGACATCCTCgccctggggctcatgagctgctgcagtgggtacatggtccttctcctgcaccgACACGGGCACCAGGTCCAGCATCTTCACAACCCCAGCCAAACCCCCAAAACATCTCCAGAAAGACGAGCCACCCAGACCACtgtgctgctggtgagctgctttgtagtTTTCTACCGTGGAGACCTTGTCTTTTCCATGTTTCTAGGGACATCCCTGAAGAATAATGCTGCCCTCTCCAATGCAGCCATGTTTATAGCCAGTCGGTATGCCACTATCAGCCCCTTTGTAttgctcacctgtgacagaaGGGTCATTAGGTTCCTAGatgattttctggggaatagaACCCTCAAATCCCCTCAGACCAGAGTGCTATCTGCCAGACCTCTTTGATAAGGAAATCGAAGTGGAGTCAAGCTAAGCACTCTGCATAGATCTCATCTCTCTGCCAATCTCTAAATCGGGTCCTgaccctggcctggaaagccctccccttcgatctgacagacagttactctctccaccatcgaagctttactgaaggctcatctcatccaagaggccttccttgtctcagccctcctttcttcttctcccactgccctctgcatcacccttgaatttaGAGTTATTCTTTTTTTTGACCGCTCCCTCAAAAACCTATGTACATacgtgtaattcatttatttatattagtgactgtcagtctcaccttgtagactgtaagctcattgtgggcggggaatgtgcctaccaactctgtgtattgtcATGTccaaagagtttaatacagtgctccacacataggaagctttcaataaattcaaACGATTGATTGTTACACTGATTTTGAATTCAGTCTGGTTTACTGCAGAACAACCAAAcaccaggaggaggtggtggaaggaggaggctgggtggCAAGGTGACTTGGAATGGCATAGGTGGTGGGAGTGGCTCAGTGCTAACCTCATCAAAGTGGAACTTAAGATCAAGGAAGACAAGAAGAAGGGGCTGTCAAGAAGGAGCCAGACAGAACCTGACTGGGGGTGTAGCACTTAGTATCGCCAAGTACTATATAAAATactgagataaatgcaagatacTCACAtctgacacaatctctgtcccacatggagatcacagtaaaagggatagagagaatagaaagctcacccccattttatagtccttttccccattaaatcaaatGGGAATAACATCTCAACCAAGAATTTAACAGGCAAAAAAGGTGTTGGGGTGTCCCGAGTAATTGTTATATTTTTGTATTTCTCTCGCTACTTTCATGGTTTTTAACCTAGCGAGTGAGGGAATGAACAAGGTAAAGACATGTGAGTGGaacagggaggggcagatggacagacAGTAGATACCAAAAAataccttctagattgtgagctccttatgggcaggaaatgtatctaccaactttattgtactggactctcccaagcactcaaaacAGCCGTGCCATTTCTTTGCTGggcaagacaagttaaatgaaaATACAGGAGAGATGTTATCTCAATTGACTCTGTTATTCAAAGGAGAAAAAATTAGGTCCCCACAGTCCCAATTCATGATGACTGTAGGGAAAGTCAGCCTAGAGATCTTGGAGTGCTGGAATGAACTCTGCATGcttaagactgagctctttatcttaataataataatgctggtatttgttaagcgcttactatgtgccgagcactgttctaagcgctggggtagacacaggggaatcaggttgtcccacgtggggctcacagtcttaatccccattttacagatgagggaactgaggcacagagaaggtaagtgacttgcccacagtcacacagctgacaagtggcagagctgggattcgatctcatgagccctgactccaaagcccatg contains:
- the ORNANAV1R3109 gene encoding vomeronasal 1 receptor ornAnaV1R3109; its protein translation is MMAVDVAQGVSFLYQTGLGILGNSLFITLYLTSFLLGSKLKSTDLTIIHLAMVHTVMLLTRWIIMASGMLGLHLVQNDAECKLFIYVYRITRALSICTTSFLSVVQAITIGSSTSYLFQLKVQIPKAICPVLAILWIPNSLISTNLLFQIFASSNTTNTDTNCYLVPINTLLQGLILNFMALCDILALGLMSCCSGYMVLLLHRHGHQVQHLHNPSQTPKTSPERRATQTTVLLVSCFVVFYRGDLVFSMFLGTSLKNNAALSNAAMFIASRYATISPFVLLTCDRRVIRFLDDFLGNRTLKSPQTRVLSARPL